A region from the Triticum urartu cultivar G1812 chromosome 1, Tu2.1, whole genome shotgun sequence genome encodes:
- the LOC125505984 gene encoding uncharacterized protein LOC125505984 codes for MDDKAPKPKTKAAVAAAAAPAPARTTPALKKPPLAPPPQMIPLKPPPAHHYRQQRGGGAPRKRHRSGSGCSGRRVCCLATGFLLLALCLAVAAACLAYLCYHPRPPSFHLQPVSTTRFRVGNSSAVSAVDVTAAVKVVSWNPNDKIAFEYGDGEGRVYLADSDGDITLGWAPVGGFEHGARRVAVVGFVAAAKGVVVDEAVAARVRDGYRRRRLAFKVVVDTHMGVRVGAVRTGMVPVRLSCDDGVMAPRGVSAGSPMSRCQVYLLRMTWFGLN; via the exons ATGGACGACAAGGCGCCGAAGCCCAAAACAAAGGCCGCCGTGGCGGCGGCTGCCGCGCCAGCGCCGGCAAGGACGACGCCGGCACTGAAGAAGCCACCCCTCGCGCCCCCGCCTCAGATGATCCCGCTAAAACCGCCGCCGGCGCACCATTACCGACAGCagcgcggcggcggggcgccgCGGAAGCGGCATCGCAGCGGCAGCGggtgctccggccgccgcgtgTGCTGCCTCGCAACCGGGTTCCTCCTGCTCGCGCTCTGCCTCGCGGTCGCCGCGGCCTGCCTGGCGTACCTCTGCTACCACCCGCGGCCGCCGTCGTTCCACCTCCAGCCGGTCTCGACGACGCGGTTCCGCGTCGGCAACTCCTCCGCGGTGTCGGCCGTGGACGTCACGGCGGCCGTGAAGGTGGTGTCCTGGAACCCCAACGACAAGATCGCCTTCGAGTACGGCGACGGCGAGGGCCGCGTCTATCTAGCCGACAGTGACGGCGACATCACGCTGGGGTGGGCGCCCGTGGGAGGCTTCGAGCACGGCGCCCGGAGGGTGGCGGTCGTCGGGTTCGTGGCGGCCGCGAAGGGGGTGGTGGTCGAcgaggcggtggcggcgcgcGTGCGCGACGGgtaccggcggcggcggctcgcgtTCAAGGTGGTCGTGGACACCCACATGGGCGTCCGGGTCGGGGCCGTGCGCACCGGCATGGTGCCCGTGAGGCTGTCCTGCGACGACGGCGTCATGGCGCCGCGCGGCGTCTCCGCCGGGAGCCCAATGAGCAGGTGCCAAGTGTACCTCCTCAGAATGACATG GTTTGGCTTGAACTGA